AATACCTCTCGTCCTTCAGTTGCGGAAAGGATCATTGCCGTTTCCCACGGCCCTGAAAGGACAGAAGAAGAACTCCTGCTTCTTGTCGATCACGGTGTCACAGTTAAGGACGTTAAAATCGAGCATCCTGTTTATGGGGATCTAACTGCATCCATCATGGTCTCAAACCGGAACGAAGTAAAACAATTCATGGAAAAAATCAGGGCAACAAATGCCGCATATTTATCAGAGTTGACCGGCGGAATCCACCTGCACACAATCACCGCTCCGACGGAAAAAGCTCTGGATGAAGCAGAAGAAACGCTAAGAAAAGAAAAATTATTGATTGACCTGGAATAAAATGCAAAAAGATCCATCACATATGCGATGGATCTTTTTTATACCTTATGGCTTGAATAGCTTCCGAGCAGCTTCACTGTGCAGCCTAATGCTTCCAGTTCTGCAATCGCACCCGGAATCAATACATCATCCATTTTTAAATTGATATCGATAATGAAAAAGTATTTTCCTAAGCCAGTCTTCATCGGGCGTGATTCGATTTTTGACAGATTGAGCTTGCGCCAAGAGAATGCTGATAACACTTGATGCAGCGCACCAGCCCGATCTGATGGCAATGTAATCATCAGACTTGTCTTGGACTCTTGAGTTGAAGACATAGGAAACTCATGACCTTCCTTTGCCAGCACAGCGAAGACGGTATGGTTATAGCTGTAATCATGGATATTTTGCGTTACCGCCACTAACCCGTACTCCTCTGCAGCGAGGCTATTTGCGATGGCGGCGATGTTTCGTTCTGGATGTTTTTTTATATATTTTGCCGCCGCGGCTGTAGAGGACATATTTTCTAGAGGGATTCCTTTGAATTCTTTATGTAAAAATTTATGGCACTGTGCAAGCGCGTGTGGATGACTGAAAATTTGTTCAGCTCCCCTCCACTTTTCCATATTGTCCGGATGAACCAGCAAATGCTGCCTGATCGGCACAACCGCTTCCCCAACAATCTGAAGATCTGTTTCATGGACCAAATAATCGATGGTAAGGTTAACTGAACCCTCGATTGAGTTTTCCAGCGGAACGATGGCGGCGTCAATTTCTCCTGTTGAAGCGGCATCCATGCATTCTGGTATACTCACAAATGGAATTCTCTTAGCCTCTTTAAACAATTGCCGGGCAGCATAATCTGTAAATGTCGCTTCCGGCCCAAGATATCCAATATTCATGTCAATCCCCCCTGCTGCTGCACTCAGCTTTAAGCACCTGATCCGAGCACTTCTACTTTTTCTACAAATTCCAGTCTTTTCAGTCTCGCGAGCAATTCGTCCATTTCGACACTCATTTCGGTGACATTCAGGCTCAGAGTTACATTCGCCCTGCTTTGCAAAGGAATGGTCTGATGGATGGTCAGAACGTTGCAGCCTGCTGCCGCAACGGTGCTCAGCAGTTCAGAAAGCGTACCAGACCGATCTTCAAGCTGAAAAAACAGCGTAATGATCCGTTCCTTCACAACCGTATGGAACGGAAACACGGTATCTCGGTATTTGTAAAATGCACTTCGGCTCAAATCGACGCGTTGAACTGCATCCCAGACTGACTCTGCCTTACCGCGCTCGATCATTTCCTTTGCTTCGAGTGTCTTCTTCATCGCTTCAGGCAGGACATCTTCACGAACAAGGTAAAACTTCCGATCTTGATTTTGCTTCATCTCCACCACCCCATCAGATTGCAAGCTTCTATATTTTGCTGCTGGATCTTAATTAATCGGCGAAAACAGCCATTTTTTATAAAGGAAAGCCGATTAACCTGTTTCTGGCTAATCGACCTTCCAAATCCTTTAAGGCTATTCCACGAATTCAAATTCATATTCAAGCAGCTTGACTGTATCTCCATCTTTCGCGCCTCTTTCACGGAGTGCATCGTCAATGCCCATGCCGCGCATCTGGCGGGCAAACCTTTGGACAGATTCATCCCTTGAAAAATCAGTCATCTTGAACAGTCTTTCGATGCTATCACCAGAAATGACGAATGTTCCATCCGACTCACGGGTAATCTGGAATTCCTGTTCTGCTTTTTCATGCTTGTACATTACGCGGTTTTCGTCTTTTTCCAATACCTCTTCATCAATGAGGGGGAACTCCGGCGTCTTTTCGATCAGATCAGCAACCGCGAATAATAATTCACGCAGACCTTCTCTCGTCACAGCCGAAATTGGGAAAACAGGATGTTCATCCCCGACTTTTTCCTGGAACACTTTCAGGTTTTCTTCCGCATCTGGCATGTCCATTTTATTGGCGACGATGACTTGAGGTCTTTCCGTCAGCCTCAAATTGTATTCCTTCAATTCATTATTGATTGTCAGATAATCCTCGTAAGGATCACGGCCTTCAGTTGCCGCCATGTCAATTACATGGATGATCACTCGTGTACGTTCGATATGGCGCAGGAACTGATGCCCAAGGCCAACACCTGAATGTGCACCTTCGATAAGTCCAGGCAAGTCTGCAAGAACGAAGCTTCGGCCGTCTTCTGTTTCAACCATTCCCAGGTTCGGTGCAATCGTAGTGAAATGATATTCCGCAATTTTCGGTCTAGCTGCAGAAACAACAGACAATAACGTCGATTTTCCTACGCTAGGAAATCCTACCAGACCTACATCCGCAAGGAGTTTTAACTCCATGACGATTTCTCTTTCCTGTCCTGGTTCCCCTTTTTCGGAAAGCTCTGGTGCAGGGTTAGCTGGTGTAGCAAAGCGTGAGTTACCACGGCCGCCTCGGCCGCCTCTGGCGATAACCGCTTTCTGGCCATGCTCTACCAGGTCAGCAATGATTGCTCCAGTTTCAGCATCGGACACGATTGTCCCTGGTGGAACCTTTACGATCATATCCTTGGAATTTTTTCCATGCTGGTTTTTAGACATTCCATGTTCTCCGCGAGGTGCCTTGAAATGGCGCTGATACCTGAAATCCATCAGCGTGCGTAGTCCTTCTTCCACCTGGAAGACCACATTTGCACCGTTACCGCCATCGCCTCCAGCCGGTCCGCCCTTCGGTACATATTTTTCACGTCGGAACGCGACCATTCCATCGCCGCCGTCCCCGCCTTTTACATAAATTTTAACCTGATCGACAAACATTATGTCATTACCACCTGTCTGAAATTTGTTATCGCTTAATATGTTTCCCTAGAGTGATTCCATAAAAACTTCTATTGTCAATTCCCCATCGACCACGCCATCTGACATCACTTTCAATTTTTCACCGTGCTGCTGGTCGAGGAAGCTTTCTAAGCGATTTTTATCATTTATTATTCCGCTAAAATCAAAAAAGAACCCGATTCCTTTCTCCTGCGGTTCAATTGTGACGGAGAGATGATTTTCCTGATACGGTTCAATCGAAGAATTCAATGTATCAAAAAGCTGCTCTGTCCAGCCAGTCAACAGCTGGTCATCTAATCTGTTGTGGAAGTTCTGGGAGTCCATTACTTCATATTCCAATTGGAAATGATGGTTCCCCCAATTGCAGGTTAACAAGGTAGAGGCAAACTGAGGAAGATTTAAATTAGATAGCTTTGCATCCTGCCTGGCTTCCATGATAATTTCTTCAATGATCTCTTTAGCCCGGTCCACTTTATTCAGCGATAAATTCCCTTTAATTAGTTGAAGCTGATTCATCCAATCATGGCGTGCATGGCGCAAAACCTCGATTGTATCCCACTCTTTTTTCATACACATACTCCTACTCATAAGACTGCTTGGTGTAAGTATAACAAAAAAGCCATTCTGCGTAAGCTAATTATGTATTAAAATTGGTTGGATTGCTTTTTAAAGATCCTATTCATACCCTGAAGCTGCATAGCCATAAATACAAGAAAACCCTAACCGCAGTGGTTAGGGCTTCTCTTTAGCTTACGCTTCTTGAGCTGCTGGATAAACACTTACTTGCTTGCGATCACGGCCAAGACGTTCGAATTTAACGACGCCGTCAACCTTAGCGAATAGAGTGTCATCTCCACCTTTACCCACGTTTACACCTGGGTAGATTTTAGTTCCGCGCTGACGGTAAAGGATAGAACCACCAGTTACGAATTGACCGTCTGCACGCTTAGCGCCTAGACGCTTTGCGATAGAGTCACGTCCGTTCTTAGTTGAACCTACACCCTTCTTAGAAGCGAAGAATTGAAGATCTAATCTTAACATTTGTTCCACCTCCTACTGTTTGAAGGTTAATTTTATGTGCTTTCCGTACTCTTTTTCCATCGATTGCAATGTAATGACCATGCTTTCGAGGAGCAGTTGAATCTTCTCCTGTGTATCCTCCGGCAAATTGTCGGGAATTTCACAGCGGAGAAAACCATCGGCGCCTTGTTCAATGTCCGGGGTGACTCCTGTCAAACCAATGATGGAATTGACAGTTCCGATCGAGATGGTCGAAACACCTGCACAGACAATGTCGCTGCCATGGGCAGCAAACCCAGCGTGGCCGCTAATCGTAAACGATTGGATGCTTCCGGATTTTGTACGATTAATCGTTGCACGAATCATGGCAATCCGCCTTAATTAAGCGTTGATCTTTTCGATAACAACTTTAGTGTAAGGCTGACGATGACCTTGCTTCTTACGATTGTTCTTTTTCGCTTTGTACTTGAAAACGATGATTTTCTTTTGACGGCCGTTCTTTTCAACTTTAGCAGTAACAGTTGCGCCTTCAACTACTGGGCTACCAACTTTAACGTTATCGCCACCTACAAAAAGAACCTTGTCAAAAGTTACAGTTTCGCCTTCAGCAGCGTTTAGCTTTTCAATGTAGATTGCTTGTCCTTCTTCTACCTTTACTTGCTTGCCGCCAGTTTCGATAATTGCGTACATTCCAGTGCACCTCCTCATTAGACTCAGACTCGCCAACCGCAGGCGTTTGCGTATTTGCAAAGCTTAGATACCTGAAGTGTGCGGTTGTAGCACGGGTGCTACAAACAATAACATTAAAATACTATCATATGCTCAGCGAAAGTGTCAACATAATAATATATGTTCTTTTAATGGCCAGCTTGGCTCAACCGGATTCTGTCGAAGCACCAACCTTAAGGATTTCGTAAAAAGGTTTCGCCGCATCTGACAACGAGAATTTTATCTTAAAGCCCAATGCTTTTTCAAGCCTCAATTTATGGATATCAGCCTCACCGGAAAATTGCTTGATGACTTCATCCGTTGCGGCAAGGAGAACTTCATCATAATCTGAATTTTTGTATTCCCATAGCGCGCGCTCGAGCTGGTACGCGACAGTCTCTGAGCTGAGTACCTGCCCGGTGCCTCCGCATGTCCAGCATTTTTCAGTCAGGGTCTCGGCCATCGACTGCTTCGTCTTCTTTCTTGTCAACTGAAGGATTCCCAGCTCTGTAAATCCGATGATCCGTGTCCTGCGCCCATCCAGAAGCAATTCTTTTTGAATGTGCTTCAACAC
The window above is part of the Mesobacillus jeotgali genome. Proteins encoded here:
- a CDS encoding transcription repressor NadR, encoding MKEPTKILGDERRAYILKRLQESSEPITGGELATITNVSRQVIVGDITLLKAKNEPIIATSQGYLYMNTSRPSVAERIIAVSHGPERTEEELLLLVDHGVTVKDVKIEHPVYGDLTASIMVSNRNEVKQFMEKIRATNAAYLSELTGGIHLHTITAPTEKALDEAEETLRKEKLLIDLE
- the pheA gene encoding prephenate dehydratase, with translation MNIGYLGPEATFTDYAARQLFKEAKRIPFVSIPECMDAASTGEIDAAIVPLENSIEGSVNLTIDYLVHETDLQIVGEAVVPIRQHLLVHPDNMEKWRGAEQIFSHPHALAQCHKFLHKEFKGIPLENMSSTAAAAKYIKKHPERNIAAIANSLAAEEYGLVAVTQNIHDYSYNHTVFAVLAKEGHEFPMSSTQESKTSLMITLPSDRAGALHQVLSAFSWRKLNLSKIESRPMKTGLGKYFFIIDINLKMDDVLIPGAIAELEALGCTVKLLGSYSSHKV
- a CDS encoding ACT domain-containing protein, coding for MKQNQDRKFYLVREDVLPEAMKKTLEAKEMIERGKAESVWDAVQRVDLSRSAFYKYRDTVFPFHTVVKERIITLFFQLEDRSGTLSELLSTVAAAGCNVLTIHQTIPLQSRANVTLSLNVTEMSVEMDELLARLKRLEFVEKVEVLGSGA
- the obgE gene encoding GTPase ObgE; amino-acid sequence: MFVDQVKIYVKGGDGGDGMVAFRREKYVPKGGPAGGDGGNGANVVFQVEEGLRTLMDFRYQRHFKAPRGEHGMSKNQHGKNSKDMIVKVPPGTIVSDAETGAIIADLVEHGQKAVIARGGRGGRGNSRFATPANPAPELSEKGEPGQEREIVMELKLLADVGLVGFPSVGKSTLLSVVSAARPKIAEYHFTTIAPNLGMVETEDGRSFVLADLPGLIEGAHSGVGLGHQFLRHIERTRVIIHVIDMAATEGRDPYEDYLTINNELKEYNLRLTERPQVIVANKMDMPDAEENLKVFQEKVGDEHPVFPISAVTREGLRELLFAVADLIEKTPEFPLIDEEVLEKDENRVMYKHEKAEQEFQITRESDGTFVISGDSIERLFKMTDFSRDESVQRFARQMRGMGIDDALRERGAKDGDTVKLLEYEFEFVE
- a CDS encoding Spo0B C-terminal domain-containing protein, yielding MKKEWDTIEVLRHARHDWMNQLQLIKGNLSLNKVDRAKEIIEEIIMEARQDAKLSNLNLPQFASTLLTCNWGNHHFQLEYEVMDSQNFHNRLDDQLLTGWTEQLFDTLNSSIEPYQENHLSVTIEPQEKGIGFFFDFSGIINDKNRLESFLDQQHGEKLKVMSDGVVDGELTIEVFMESL
- the rpmA gene encoding 50S ribosomal protein L27: MLRLDLQFFASKKGVGSTKNGRDSIAKRLGAKRADGQFVTGGSILYRQRGTKIYPGVNVGKGGDDTLFAKVDGVVKFERLGRDRKQVSVYPAAQEA
- a CDS encoding ribosomal-processing cysteine protease Prp, which encodes MIRATINRTKSGSIQSFTISGHAGFAAHGSDIVCAGVSTISIGTVNSIIGLTGVTPDIEQGADGFLRCEIPDNLPEDTQEKIQLLLESMVITLQSMEKEYGKHIKLTFKQ
- the rplU gene encoding 50S ribosomal protein L21, which encodes MYAIIETGGKQVKVEEGQAIYIEKLNAAEGETVTFDKVLFVGGDNVKVGSPVVEGATVTAKVEKNGRQKKIIVFKYKAKKNNRKKQGHRQPYTKVVIEKINA